GCCTTTGGCATCGTCATTGGTCAAAGAGCCAGGGCGCAGAATCGTGTAGTGTAAGCCACTTCGGATTAAGTGTTCATCAGCCATGTGTTTTGCAACAAGGTAAGGCTGCATTTCGTTGGGTCCATTAGATGGTGCGTCAGCACCGATGGAGCTAACCATAATAAAGTGTTGGATGGCGTGCTTTTTTGCATAATCTGCTGATCGGCAAGCAGCCCATAAATCGATTAATAGCGTCTTATCAGCCCCAGTGTCGCCGCCAGAGCCCGCTACAAAGATGACTTCTGTACAACCTTCAAAGGCATGGCCGAAGTCCTCGGTTAAATCGGCTTCGACAATCGACAGAGTATTTCCCTGTACATCAGATAACTTGCTTTTGTCTCTAACCAGCGCGGTGGCAAAGTGTCCACCGTCCAGCATCAGTTGAGTTACCTGTTTTCCTATTTGACCGCTAGCGCCAATAATTAATGTGCGTTGCATAAAAGCTCTCCGTTATAGTTTCAATGTGAAAGGAATCTTTGTACTAATAAAGCAAATACCCTACCAAGGGGTAAATAGTGTGCGTATCCCTTTTAAACTGGAGTGTGCGAGGCGTTTATGTTTAGTAACGGTATTAACACATGTAATATTGACTTAGCACTTTGTAAGCTTAACAAGCTAATGAGATCTTTAATAACTACCGTGATAAGTTAGGGTATAATTGCCACTCTCAAATAATACAAATGTTACTTTAGGCTACTATGCAACTTCTTGAAATTGATAAAGACCGTTATCGCCGCCACTTAAACCGTGTAATTGCTGTATGCATTGCAGTATTGGCTATTGGTAGTTTAGCGATAGCGCAAATCCTCATCGCTGTATTTTCTGAACAAGGCGCCAATAATTTTTATTGGAATTTACTGGGCGTCATTATTACCAGTTTGACCATTGGTTGGTTACTTAGTAAATATCGAAATCATGATTTCATGACGGAAGTTGTTTATGTTTGGCAACTGAAACAGGCGCTAAATAAAATAAATCGAAAAATGCTTAAACTCAAAGCTGCAGGGGCTAAAGGCAATGCTGATGCCTTGTTAGCCATTCATTATAGTTACGCAGGCTCACGTTTATTGTGGCGACTAGACGACAACACTATCATCATGGATGATTTAGCGATTGAGCAGGCGAAACTTAATAGCCTAGCAGCCCAGTATAATTTAACTCTCAATGCCGATGATTACGACGAGGCTATTTTAAAGCAATTTTAAAACAACCAACTTTTGGGTAACGATTGTTATAGCCAAAACAATCGTGCGGCTTGATTTCAAACTAGCTTTCTATTTTGTTTGGTATGAGCGTCACAGCTTCTTCATTTCGGTTTGGATACATCTTTAAACCGCAACATCTCCGAAATTCGTGCCGATGCGCCATCATAAAATCCAGTATGCTCGACAAAATATTTAGGATTCTTAAAGGTACCAAACAAAATATCGAAAAGTGACAAGTCAGAATAGTTATAACGATGAACACCTCTGCCATGATGCAGGCTGTGGCTTTCTGGTCGTTGAATACGAACTTAACAACGAACTTAACAAGCAAAAGAACTTAACAAGACACCCATCTTTAGCTATATCTCCAAGGCACTGAAAAGATTCACTTTAGCGCAGCGGCTCGTCAGATTTCTTTAGGCATTTGATTAAAACACTACTTATTAAAAGTATGGTGGTTGTCTTATTAACGATGGGTGTCTTGATAACAATCTAAATTGGACTCGGTGCCGATAGATAGCTAATTGTGTGAGATTTAGCCAGTCAGTGGGGCTAATTATTCAAACAGATTGCTTGTTATTCATGCAATCAATGCCGTGCTCTATAATTCTATGACATTCTATTTTAAAGACTGAACTAAAGAAGTCTTTACCCAAACTGTCTTGCTAAGTGAGCAAAATACAATCAACATGGGTTAGGCCAGCAACTTGGTTCACTTAAAGTAGTCCGCTTAAATAAAATTGAGAAAAAGGAGTCTCCAATGCTTAGATTATTTCCAAGTTTACCTAGTAAAACTACCGTTTACAAAAACGGGCTGATCACCACTGTCGCACTGACCCTTTCGTCCACCTGTCTCGCTCAGCAGACAACAGCAACACAAAGTACAGAGGAAGAAGATTATGACGTCGTTATTGTCACCGCTCAAAAACGCGAACAGAAATTATCTGAAGTACCCATAGCTATTTCGTCTTTCAGTGCCACCAGTATTCAACAAACCGGTATCACTCAATTAACTGAACTAGCTGATTTTATACCTAATTTATCCATCACTCGCACAACCGACTTCACTTCGGCCATTACCATAAGAGGGGTGGGAGCCAATAGCCGTAATATTGGTTTTGATACTCGAGTGGGAGTTTATCTGGATGGAGTCTATCTGGGACAATCTCCAGCACTTAATCAGGAGCTACTCGATTTAGAACGGGTTGAAGTGTTGCGCGGACCCCAAGGTACTCTATTTGGTAAAAACACGGTAGCAGGGGCGATCAATCTAATATCAAAAAAACCATCTGATGTATTGGAAGGTCAAATCAGTGCATCGATCGGTAATATGGGCGCGAGGGAGATTCAGGGCGAAATCAACCTACCTATTTCCGATACCAGCGCCGCTAAATTCTCCGTGACGAAACTGGATAGAGACGGTTACATTAAGAATCTCACCACTGGCAATGATCTTAATGAGCGCGACGCATTAGCGTATCGAGGCCAGTTTCGCTCGCAATTATCTGACAAGCTAGAACTGAATTTCAGTGTCGATGGGCTGAGCACCGAACGTCTATCGTTTTTAGGTGAAGCCATATCTGATACGTTGAGCAATGTATTAGACCCTGCCGCGCCAGAAAAAGATGAAGTCGCCACCACTTTGGATACTTTTGAGAAACGAGACATTTGGGGGGGCTCATTGGACTTGGCCTGCCATATGGACAATGGTTATGATGTAAAATCGATTACCGCTTATCGGGATACGGATATCTTCTATCGGAATGATTCGGATTATGCTGTGGCTGATTTATTGGTGATTGAATACTCAGATCAATATAAACAATGGTCTCAAGAGTTTCAGTTGATCTCTCCGCAAGACGACTCAGCGTTCGATTACGTAGCGGGAATTTATTTATATCGCCAAGATGCTGATACTCGACGGGATGCGATCAATGGCGCCCATTCATTCTTGTTTGGCAATGTACCTGGCTCAGTGGTGACTAACAGTGGTTTTGTGACTACCGATAGTTACGCTGCCTACTTTAACAGTGGTTACGATTTAACCGACAGCAGCTCACTGGCACTGGGATTGCGCTTTACCGATGAAGAGAAAGAACTAGATTGGTTGCTAGACGGTTCCGCGTCTGGCATTTTTGGCATCGGCAGCACAGAAGGTCGCTTAACTGATTCGCGCAGTGATAGTTACCTGTCTTATGCTTTAAGTTTTAACCATGCCTTCAATAGCAACCTTAACGGTTACGCCAAATATTCAACCGGTTTTAAAAGCGGTGGTTACAACCTCGACTTTATCACCAACGCGGATTTAGCCGCTGGTATTCAATTTGATAAAGAAACGGTTGGTAGTGCCGAATTGGGTTTAAAAGGTAACTTCTACCGGAACAGCTTAGTGTTGAATTTCGCCGCGTTTAGTTCTGAATTCAAAAATTATCAGGTTAATCAGTTTATCGACTTAGGCAATGGCGCTTCATCTATTTCAATTCGTAATGCGGCCAAGGCTAATACTCAGGGAATAGAGCTTGAGATGACTTATAGACCCATCAGCAACTTGGAAATTCAAGCTAGCATGGGCTTACTGGATACGGAATTTGATAGTTTTCCAGGTGGCTTAACCGGTGGCGGCAACGCCCAAGGCAAAGACCTTATCAATGCACCAGACAGAAACTTTGCCCTCGGCGTACAGTATATAACTGAAATTAGCGCACTAAATGCAGATCTTTCATGGCGATTGGATGTTACCCATAGCAGTGGGTTTTTCACCACTGTGGATAATGTTTATAGTCAAACTTTGGGCGACGGCACCGTTGTCGACTTTGGTCACGTAGATAGCATTACTCTGGTTAATGCTCGCATTGGATTACTTGGCACCAATAACGGTTGGGAAGC
Above is a window of Aliiglaciecola sp. LCG003 DNA encoding:
- a CDS encoding SDR family oxidoreductase — its product is MQRTLIIGASGQIGKQVTQLMLDGGHFATALVRDKSKLSDVQGNTLSIVEADLTEDFGHAFEGCTEVIFVAGSGGDTGADKTLLIDLWAACRSADYAKKHAIQHFIMVSSIGADAPSNGPNEMQPYLVAKHMADEHLIRSGLHYTILRPGSLTNDDAKGSFSDERPKDKSEAVITRADVAQALVYLAGDNRQDSMIKELFNGGKTLTEVLR
- a CDS encoding DUF3087 domain-containing protein, which gives rise to MQLLEIDKDRYRRHLNRVIAVCIAVLAIGSLAIAQILIAVFSEQGANNFYWNLLGVIITSLTIGWLLSKYRNHDFMTEVVYVWQLKQALNKINRKMLKLKAAGAKGNADALLAIHYSYAGSRLLWRLDDNTIIMDDLAIEQAKLNSLAAQYNLTLNADDYDEAILKQF
- a CDS encoding TonB-dependent receptor, with the protein product MLRLFPSLPSKTTVYKNGLITTVALTLSSTCLAQQTTATQSTEEEDYDVVIVTAQKREQKLSEVPIAISSFSATSIQQTGITQLTELADFIPNLSITRTTDFTSAITIRGVGANSRNIGFDTRVGVYLDGVYLGQSPALNQELLDLERVEVLRGPQGTLFGKNTVAGAINLISKKPSDVLEGQISASIGNMGAREIQGEINLPISDTSAAKFSVTKLDRDGYIKNLTTGNDLNERDALAYRGQFRSQLSDKLELNFSVDGLSTERLSFLGEAISDTLSNVLDPAAPEKDEVATTLDTFEKRDIWGGSLDLACHMDNGYDVKSITAYRDTDIFYRNDSDYAVADLLVIEYSDQYKQWSQEFQLISPQDDSAFDYVAGIYLYRQDADTRRDAINGAHSFLFGNVPGSVVTNSGFVTTDSYAAYFNSGYDLTDSSSLALGLRFTDEEKELDWLLDGSASGIFGIGSTEGRLTDSRSDSYLSYALSFNHAFNSNLNGYAKYSTGFKSGGYNLDFITNADLAAGIQFDKETVGSAELGLKGNFYRNSLVLNFAAFSSEFKNYQVNQFIDLGNGASSISIRNAAKANTQGIELEMTYRPISNLEIQASMGLLDTEFDSFPGGLTGGGNAQGKDLINAPDRNFALGVQYITEISALNADLSWRLDVTHSSGFFTTVDNVYSQTLGDGTVVDFGHVDSITLVNARIGLLGTNNGWEAYLWGRNLADVRDPIDNRKDFFGTVTSNYQEPRTYGVEVVYSF